The sequence GTATGAATATCATGGAACTCCGCAAGGTCTTGTTTCTTCCTATCTGCAAGTTCCTCTTTTTGTTGAATAATTTTATCTTTAACCGTTTGTAATCGTTGGACATTTAGTAATTTCACAAGGCACTTCTCCTCATAGTTATAATATATAAGGTATAAATAAGCCGTCTACCTTTTAAAGGGAAGAAGGTTTGCTTTTCATTGTACCACACGTTATTACCTTTTAATGACTTATAACTAGTTGAGGAAGTAATTACCTGTCGTTTGAAGTATCTGTCATGAATAGATTCCATAATCCTTGTAAGTCTAAATAGAATACTCTACATTTCAAAGCTAAAAAAAGAAAAGCTCTTGACAATTCAGGAGTTTTTCTTTTTTATATTAAAGTGGCGTTTTCCTATTACTTACATTCTAATAGGTTATTTTCAAGCTTACGTATCCACTTATAGCACCCTAGCATAATTAAGAGGAGAAAAGGATCAATAATAGCTGAGTAACCTAAATTCCACCAGCCATAATGAAAGTACCCCCAGGGTTCAGGAAGTAATGTAAGGAGTTCATAAAGTAAAATACCTACTAACCAAAAGATAAAGTAGCAAATTTTTTTCTTAATAGGTCTTTTAAAAGGGTACCAATTAAGAAAAATCATGTTGACAGGTGGAAGCAGTACAGTATGGACAAGGATTCCTTTCCAATCAGCTTGTTTTGTAAAATACCAGTAGGCGTGATATTTTAAATCGATAAAAACATCAAACATATGTTGAAAAGCAATAGTAAATGTCCAAATATGAAAAATCTGATTCCCTGTTAATTTTTTATTTGTGGTAAATGCAAATAAGTTAAATACGATAATAGCAATAACAAGTCCAATCATATCTTCTAGGGTCCTTTTCAGCCTAAAATAATTATATTATTGAATATAAATTCTCTTTAGGCTGGTTTTTATTATGAAAAATATTGCAATTCAACTGTAGAATCTATTGCACGACATATGAAAAAGAAAGCGTAGTCTCTCCTCAAAAGAGGTAATTTTTTAGTGATAATGATTTTTTATAATTTCTCCATAAAATATAATTTGATTCAAATAAAGAAAAGGTATCCTCTAACTAAATCCTCTTTGCTACAAAAGTAAAAGGGAGTGTTTTAAGAATACTTACAGAGTGATTTCACATACTAAAGGCAAATTATATTTGCAAGGAGATAAGTACATGGGAACCGAACATAATGTTAAATTGAGTGCTGCAGAAATTGCACAACTGTGGTCATCTTACATGAATAGCAGCATGTGTCACTGTTTATTCACCCATTTCTTGAAAGTTGTGGAAGACAACCAAGTACAAACTATTCTAGATAAAGGTTTAGAATTAACACAAATTCATTTACAGAAATTAACTACTATTTTTCATAAAGAGAAATTTCCTTTACCACAAGGGTTTGTTGTAAAAGAAGACGTAAATACTGCTGCTCCAAAATTGTTCTCGGATAGCTTCATGTTATATTTCAGCTCTAGTATGGGGGCCATGGCTCTTAATTTTTACGCTGTTGCGAAGGCAGCATCTGTACGATCGGATGTAGACACATATTTTTCTGAGTGTATTCGTGAACTTAGTGAATTTGATAGTTTAACTAAAAATTTATTATTGTCAAAAGGGTTATTCATCCGTTCACCGTACCTGAGCCCTCCTCAAGAAGTAAGGTTTGTTGAGGATCAAACGTTTATGTCTGGTTGGTTCGGTCACAAAAGACCTTTATCAGCAATTGAAATTACAAATCTTTTCTTAAACTTACAAAAGAACGCTATGGGGAAAGCTGTAATGATAGGATTTAGTCAAGTCGCTCAGTCAAAGGAAGTAGGAAGGTTTATGGTACGTGGAAAAGAAATTGCGTCTAAACATACAGAGATATTTGGTTCTGTATTAAAAGACGATGACTTGCCAGTACCTATGACTTGGGATAACGAAATAACCGATTCAAAAATCCCTCCTTTTTCCGATAAAATGATGATGTTTATGACAACAGCTTTGATTGGTCTCAGTATAGGGCTATATGGCGCATCGATGGCAACCAGTATAAGAAAGGATCTATCTGTCGATTATGTCCGGTTGGCTGCAGAAATTGCTAAATATGCAGAAGATGGTGCAAAGATGATGATAAATAATGGTTGGCTGGAGGAACCACCACTTTCGGAAGATCGTGACAAATTAGCTAATACGTAAACTATAAGCCATAAAGGTAATACTCCGAAGTAAACTATATCAATAAAGGCTCTCATCCTAACTTGAGAAAAGATATATTATATATGAATGAATATAGTAAAAACTACCAACTTGTGAAAGAAGGTAGTTTTTACTTTTCGACTTTATCCAATGATGCCTCACGGCTTCTTAAGTATTTTACGCACTTAAGATATAAGCTATTCACATAGATAGTTCAGCATATACGAATAGCTTATATTGATTATCTGTATTTTATAATTTTTGTACAGCATATAGTAACAATTCTTCAATATTTCTTTTACCTAGCTCTTTCGCTTTTTGTTGCAATTCTTCTTTCAAATCGCTTGATAGCTTTACACGTACCACTTCCAAATCGCTATCAATATAAATGCCACGGCTACGTTTATTAATCTTTCCTGAGACAAGAACCGACTCTAATAATTCAATGATTTCTTGAGCTGATTCTGTCAACAGTACAGGTTTGATTTCAACTATAAATTGTTCTTTCTCTTCTTGTGGCGTAATTCTCATGTTAGTTGGACTTAGGTACTGATAAAATAAATCCATAAGCTTATAAAGTTGTGATTTTGCATAAGCTGTTTGCTTAAAAGCAAATGTTGCATAGCCTTCTTTCGTAATCGGTTTTTTTGATTCAATTTTATAGGCTGCTTCATAGCCTCGATCAAGTAATTCTTCTACTGTTATCTCTTCATGTTGCTCTGTAACAGCCATAATTGGATCTTCTACCGAGATGATACGTGCAAACTGCTCTTTTTCTTCACCTTTTTTTACAAAAAGCTGAAATAAAGCCACATTTTGTTCAGCATGATAGAAATGACGCTTACTCGGTTTGCGCCCAACTTCATGTGTACGCTTAAATTCTTCTAAATCTTCTTCATTGACAAAATAACAATTAATTCCTCGATATTCTTCTTGGAATGCTGGTAACAGCTCTTGCTTAATATATTTATTGACCGTTGTAACCGAGATATCAAGTTGCTGGGCTACCTCTTTTGTCGTAAGTCCAGGCTTCTTTAATTCTTCTTGCAAACGAACGACATCTTCGATATCAAATTCATAGCGTCCTTCGATATGCCAGTCATCTTTATTAATAGGATTTAATTTTCCTTGCTGAATATATGTATAAATCGTTTTCTTTGATGAAATAGATAACATCTCCATCACATCTTCAATAGTAATAATTTTAGTAGGATTATCAATCATAACATACACTCCTATTCTTTTTTCTTCATCTAATAATTAATTATATCATATATACATATAGTTAGAGTTTAAAAGTTTTTATAATCAATATGTAAATGTTATAACTAACTTATAAATATTTATGTTTTATTATTTACTCTAAGTGATGACAAATAGGAGATTTTTCTACAAATCATATAAACAGTAAACTATTTTTATAAAAAGTAAGTTTACACTTTTACTTTTAAATAAGTTACAATTGATAAGTAATAAACATAATAAATAACTTTAAGTAGTTATTTAATTATAAAAACATTAAATATATATTTAAGATAATAAGTAGTTTAGATTTTGTTAGTAACGCTATTAGTACGTTTTTAAGGGTATTTGTTATTTGTATACATATAATTGGAAACTTGATCCTCGGATAGAGAAGAAACTATTTCAACACAAGGAAGACCTATAAATAAGAAGACATGTTTTACGAAAGGAGAGGTTTTATGCAAGATTTCTCGTTAGTACACATAGGAACAGAAGTAAGGGAAAGAAAAGGAGGTTTCAATGAAATTGTTTCATTGATGCTAGATAATAAATATTATGATGCCTTAGAAGAAAGAAATGAGCATCACCAGCGAAAAAGCGAAGATATGTTCAGTGATTTTACGGATGAAGAAATGATGTACTATTATGTCCATCAGCGAAAGCATATTCGAAAGGACCGAGAACGAAAAGAAAATACAAAAACCGAATACCTACGGATTCTGCTGCAGTTTTATCAGTATGCGGTAAAAAGTGAGTCGTTCTTGCGCCAAGATGTTGACTATTATATAGAAGAAACTATTTTTAAAAACCTACGTCCTTGGCATATTCGAAACTATCAGGCGTATTTAAGCACCGCGTTCTTAGGTAAGGGGGGGAAACCTTATTCACCCGCAACTTTAGACGCTAAGATGACGATTTTAAAAAGTTTTATGAAATGGCTACATGAAACGAAGTATATTCAGCATCCATTACACAAAGAAATCTTAAGCACATCACTATCTGAGCAAGAAATTCCAAATCGAGATTTGTATTACCATGAAGTCAAACAGCTCCTGGATTACTACAAAGAACATCCCATTAATTATGGATTGTTAACGATGTTGGCCATGACAGGATTGCGTATACAGGAAATAGCTAAAGCTTCGTGGGGAGATGTATATCTAGACAGTTTAAGTGGTCATTATCGACTAAGAGGAGTAGGAAAGGGTGGAAAGAAATTTGATAAGTTACTTCATCCATCGCTACATGAACGCATTCTTGCTTTTCGAGAACGACGTCATGTCAGTACAGCATTAAATTCAAGTGATCAAGGTCCATTATTTCCAACTAAAGATGGAGGGTTTTATCAATATAAAAACCTAAGTAATTATATTGTGCGTATCATTGAACGAACGGAATTACCTTTTAGAAAAGAACGGAATGATAGGATTACGCCTCATTACTTTCGTCATTTTTATGCGATTTATAGTAGGCAGCAAGGAGCCGATATTTTCTTAATTCAAAAGGAGCTTGGCCATAGTGACCGTAAAACAACAGAACGTTATCTGGAGAAGGTCTTGCAGCGAGAAAAAGAAGTTGGATTGTTGTGGAAGGAACAAGATTTTTAATGGTAGATGTTAAAATAGAATGCTAACAGAAATGTTTCCTTTCATTTAAGGTTCGTGGGTTTTAGGTATTGTTATATTATAAGGTCATTTATCCCACTTCACTACTACATATTGTTATCATCAATACTAGAACACAATTTAAAGCCCGAATTAAGATTTATACAAATAGGGGATAGTTGTTGGAAAACTAAAGTTTCATATTTTTGATACAGAGAATTTGGAAAAAGAGAGATTGATTATTCATTAAGAGAATTAAGAAAAAGGGCAAATAATATTGAGTTTGAGACTAAAGTGTTGTCAGAATTAAACTACTCAGCTGATAAACAAGAAATTTCACCTAAGTATTTATTCTGTGAATAAATACTTAGGTGAAATTAAAAAACGTTAACTTAAGTATACTAAGGTGAAATCTAAGTCTATGTGAGATTGGAACAAATATGACTCCAAATTGTTACAAAAACAAACAGTCTTTAACTCTCATTTATATATCTATGTAAAGGTTAAAATCCAATCTATATAAGAAAAAATATATAAAAAAGTGATTTTTTCACTCAGTTTCCAACTGTGAATGTATATAATGAATAATGCATAGATAATATTTTGTTAGAAAAGAGTGAATTAATGGGAACAAACGGAAAAATATTCGCGGAAGAACTTTTGAAAAAAAAGTCAATTAATCAAAAAGAATGTATTATAGAAACAGAGGTGTCGAATAAAGCTAGTGAAACTATTTTTAAAATTAAAGGAACATCAAGAGTAATATTGCGTGGAGATAGTAAAAACACAAATAGTATCGTAACTGCTGCACACGAGATTGGACATGTTATAAATAACAAGGAGAACATCAAAAAATATCTACGGTTTAAATACACCTCGTATATACTATCACTTATTATGATTTTGTCTTTGATTTTAGTAATAATCGATAAATTCTATCATGACATACCTCTCGGGGTTCTCCTTATATTCTTCTTCTTTAGCTTCTCACTATCTTTTTATAGTGGATATGTTAAAGTAGTCGACGAATACGGGGCAAACAAAGAAGCATTAAAGTTGTTATATAAATATTCTGATGCGATTTTTTTAAATCACAACGATCCTAGAAATTGGAAAAACATTCGAGATGAAGCTAAAAGTCAACTAAAAAGAGGAATAAAAAGATATAAAGAATCCAACTTTATTATAACCATTTTTAGTTTAGTTCCCGTCCTAACTTATGTAATTATCCATATATTCTCTTTATAACTTAGATTATAACTAGATAAAAAGAGCTGATATCAGCTCTTTTTATCTACTATACTCATTTAGGTATTTTCACTTTAAACGATTTAAATTTGACTGGTTTTAAAGAACCATATATAAAATAGAGGACACCCCAGAAATATAGCTTCCATATACAGAGAAGAATCCCTGTAGCGTGGCACTATATGTTTTTAGATAACAATTCTATTTTAATGTTATTTTTCACAATTAATTTAGGACAATCCGTGGCATTCTCTTTTTTACGTTGTAGCAAATCAATTTTAAACTCATTTAAAATTTTATTAGGCAATAAGCCTAATAAAGCAAGATTTTCTGTTACTAAAGCAGGAAAATCTTTTATATAACAGCCATTCCTGTCCCATACTATAGTTTTTAGTTTTTCTATAAAGTGTTCAAATGTGTATAATCTTTTCCCATAACCATAGAAAGTACTATCAATCATACTAATAGGTTTCGTATGAAAAAAAGATAACCCCATCATTTTAACAAGCTCCTCCTTATAGTTATCGATGTGATTTAAAATTAATTCAAGTGCATCATCGTGTCCAACTTCAACACCTTTTAAAAAAGTACCCGGCTTTGGATATAACCCTATACCTCTCTCTTTAAATTTAGCATTGAGGTGTTGTAGTGTTTCTACAAATTTACAATAAGCTTGAAGTTTAGCCTTAAACTCTTTATTCCTAGAGCACTCATCAATTTTCTTCAACGCATTTAGCATTGTAAGCGTTCTTCTCTCAGCATAAGTGGCCATACAATTCCTCCGTAGAAAATGACATAAGGACATAATTACATAGTAAACACCCTTCTATATTTATCGGAAAAATCCTTCTCAACAATGTTGTGGAACAGGATTATCGTTTTATAAAAAACGAATTTTTTCAGATTTAGAAGCTATGCACATGATTAAAAAAGGAAAGATCACTCAACGAGAGCAGTCTGCCCAAAATCAATTCATTCATCAACTGCTTGGAATAGGTGAATAATTTAAGAAATTATTGAAAACTTTTGCTCTTTTATCTTGATCAAGTAATTTCACTAAAACCATATATAGTATTTTATATCTACAAATTTGATGATTTAAGGAGGAATTTATACCTAATAATGTAGAATTATAATAAAGATAATGAATGCATAAAGGTGGTAGATTCATTATCTTCATTATAAATAATTCTCAAATGAAACCACCTCAGTTATATACAGGAGAAGAGGTGATTCTACGAAAGTTATACAAATGTCTGAGAAATAAGTAGACCACAATATAATATAATGTAAACCTTTCTTAAAGATATATCACTAATTATTATATATTTAAACTTGGAAAGATGGGAGCTGAAAGCAGCAGAGTTATAAGAGCCTCATGAGTTCAATGTATCGACTTCCTTTAGTAAAACGATTTATCTTAAAATTAAAAATGGGAAATTATTCATTTAATAAAGAATTTGATTTTGATTTAGACAATTTTATAAGGAAGAGGAGATTATTTGATAAAAGCTAATGTTGGTGTTCATAATAGGGAAAAATTTGAGTTGGATAGTGGTAAACGTAATATAGGGTTTAAATTTTCAGAGGCAATAATGGAGTCAACTGATGATTCATTCGATGCTTCAATTTCACCTTCAAACTTAGGTGCTCCTACAATTATAGAAATATATGTGAGTGAAGAAGAATATGAAGAATATACAGAAGATGGAAATGTGAATAAATCTAAAAGGTACTCTTATTCAATTTTGGATAATGGTCCAGGAGTATGTGTGGACAATGTATTTGAATTTGGACAAAATAAAAATGATAGATTTACTGATTTAAACGCACTTAATACTTTAAATGGATTATACCACTACGGCTTGTCTTCACATCTAAATGTAGGAACAAAGCTATATTTTTATTCTAGAGAGACAGATAGGGATTGGAGTCTTAATTGTTTAGAGGCTAGCGATATTACAGATGAAGTATATACTTATAAGAAAGAAGCAAAACCTAATATTGAAGTAGACAATCAGCAACTAGATTTAGATGATTTCGATTTTTTTGTCAGAACTGTTGTTCAAGTCAAAGGTGTACGGAAGTCTGAGGTAGAAGAAAAGAATTTAGAGGAACTTGTTAAAAATCTAATAAAACAATTCGGAGTAACTTACAAACACTATATTCAAAGAGGAAATAAAATTTTTATTAACGGTACTGAAGTAAGAGGTATCGATCCGTTTTTATGTGAGAAGGAATACAAAGAGAGAGGTATCAGTTCAGATTTATTTCATAAATTTAATATAACTCTAAGAGAGTTACTAGAGCAAGAAGATGCTATAGTAAAACAGAAAATATTAAATAATTATGGTAAATTATTTAATAGTAATGAAGAGCTATTAAATGAATCAATAAACGTAAGTATGTATGAATTATGCTCTGATTTTCTAGATCGTAGTTTTAAAAGTAAGATAGCTGAAGAAATGTCACACTGCCTATTACCCTCAATTATGGATTCAGGTTTTTATATTAAAAGAAACCATCGATATATAGGTAGAGCTGCGAAAATATTGGATATTTGCAAAAACCATAACTCTTACAACTACTTTAGAGCAGAAATATCTTTCTCACCTATATTTGATATGTTTTTTGGAATTCAAATAAACAAGAATAAATATGATATTAAAAGCTCTTTAGCTTCACTGATGATAAAAAAAATAAATCTAGAGACAAAAGGAAAAAATATACCTAATTACTTAAAAACTCGCGAAAAGGATTCGATTAAACAAA comes from Priestia megaterium and encodes:
- a CDS encoding zinc metallopeptidase; translation: MGTNGKIFAEELLKKKSINQKECIIETEVSNKASETIFKIKGTSRVILRGDSKNTNSIVTAAHEIGHVINNKENIKKYLRFKYTSYILSLIMILSLILVIIDKFYHDIPLGVLLIFFFFSFSLSFYSGYVKVVDEYGANKEALKLLYKYSDAIFLNHNDPRNWKNIRDEAKSQLKRGIKRYKESNFIITIFSLVPVLTYVIIHIFSL
- a CDS encoding tyrosine-type recombinase/integrase, which translates into the protein MQDFSLVHIGTEVRERKGGFNEIVSLMLDNKYYDALEERNEHHQRKSEDMFSDFTDEEMMYYYVHQRKHIRKDRERKENTKTEYLRILLQFYQYAVKSESFLRQDVDYYIEETIFKNLRPWHIRNYQAYLSTAFLGKGGKPYSPATLDAKMTILKSFMKWLHETKYIQHPLHKEILSTSLSEQEIPNRDLYYHEVKQLLDYYKEHPINYGLLTMLAMTGLRIQEIAKASWGDVYLDSLSGHYRLRGVGKGGKKFDKLLHPSLHERILAFRERRHVSTALNSSDQGPLFPTKDGGFYQYKNLSNYIVRIIERTELPFRKERNDRITPHYFRHFYAIYSRQQGADIFLIQKELGHSDRKTTERYLEKVLQREKEVGLLWKEQDF
- a CDS encoding helix-turn-helix domain-containing protein, which produces MIDNPTKIITIEDVMEMLSISSKKTIYTYIQQGKLNPINKDDWHIEGRYEFDIEDVVRLQEELKKPGLTTKEVAQQLDISVTTVNKYIKQELLPAFQEEYRGINCYFVNEEDLEEFKRTHEVGRKPSKRHFYHAEQNVALFQLFVKKGEEKEQFARIISVEDPIMAVTEQHEEITVEELLDRGYEAAYKIESKKPITKEGYATFAFKQTAYAKSQLYKLMDLFYQYLSPTNMRITPQEEKEQFIVEIKPVLLTESAQEIIELLESVLVSGKINKRSRGIYIDSDLEVVRVKLSSDLKEELQQKAKELGKRNIEELLLYAVQKL
- a CDS encoding DUF3231 family protein, coding for MGTEHNVKLSAAEIAQLWSSYMNSSMCHCLFTHFLKVVEDNQVQTILDKGLELTQIHLQKLTTIFHKEKFPLPQGFVVKEDVNTAAPKLFSDSFMLYFSSSMGAMALNFYAVAKAASVRSDVDTYFSECIRELSEFDSLTKNLLLSKGLFIRSPYLSPPQEVRFVEDQTFMSGWFGHKRPLSAIEITNLFLNLQKNAMGKAVMIGFSQVAQSKEVGRFMVRGKEIASKHTEIFGSVLKDDDLPVPMTWDNEITDSKIPPFSDKMMMFMTTALIGLSIGLYGASMATSIRKDLSVDYVRLAAEIAKYAEDGAKMMINNGWLEEPPLSEDRDKLANT